The nucleotide window TAATCTTGCCCATCAACTTCAACCCTTTCAACAATTACAGGGGGAAAAATATTTAATGGTGGCTGTCGGGGGGACTCACATGAGTGTCACCGATATTAGTTACCTCTCTGGGAGTATGGGACAAAGTACCCTGGTTCGAGAAGTGATGGACGAAGAGGCGAACCCACTACGAGAGGCAACCCAAGGGGTCAGTTTAGCGTTTATTAAACAGTTAACCCCTCAAGGTAAAGATTATCAACCCTTTTTAACTCCTGCGTATGTTCAATCTTTTAAAAATGAGCAAATGTCTTTGCGTTTGGCGACTCAGTTACCCATGACTCTCGATGTCACCTTAAATGTTTTGAGTCTCAGTCATGAAAAAATTACTTTACGTCAACCTCCCTTAAAATTAGATCTTCTCGCCACAATTAGAGCTTGTTTTGCCCATCTAAGCACACCTTTTTCTCCTCCCCAATATCAAACCGGACAATTAGAAGAAATTTTTGACGGTCTTTTAAGAACTTATAATCGACATTCCGGGAGGTTAAGTTAAGGTTTTTGGTGTTTATGCAATCTATTATTATTAAACGTAAAATAAAATAAGTTCGTAGTTGGGCTTCAGCCCTTCCTTGATTGTTGCTTAGGGCAAGTAGTAATTATTTCTCTATTGTGACTTTATTGAGTGATGCCCATCTACTTTGTTATTTATCTTAAAGAGAATTTTCTTGTGGTACAAAAACGCTTAATTATTGAAATGGGAATGGGAGTGGATCAACATGGACAAGATCCTACCATTGCTGCGGCTAGGGCAGTGCGAAACGCGATCGCCCATAATGCTTTACCGGGAGTGTGGGAAGTCGCCGGGTTAGATCATCCTAATCAAATGATTGTACAGGTACAAGTTGCCGTTCCTTATCCCGAACAAGTCCGCAAGGATGAGGTTTTAGCGGTGTTACCTTTCGGGAAAAAATCCTTAACCGTTGAGGAGGGAGGTATGATCGTTCAAGGACGGGCGATCGAAGAACTCAATGATAAAAATGATGAAATGTTAATTGCTAATGCGGCGGTTACTGTTTTGATTGATACAGACGCTTAATATTAAAAGATAGTTCACCAACAGATTAAAACTGTGTTGCCGATCAGGTGTTTGTTGGGAACTTTTTTTTAAAGGGTTTTTAAAGTTCAAATCAGCCCTGAATTTTATGAAAATAAAAAATGAACTTTATGAGTAATTTTGGCTGAGGAAATGGGCATACTAAAAATAAGACACTGTTCTTGATCACTAATTTTAGGCTTGATAAACACATAACCTTCTTAAAGTTTTCATAACTTTATCCCTAAAAATTGATGATAAATCCAAGAAACTTAAAAGAGTTTTCTTTTGCCTATTATCCTGAGTCAAGGAGAAATTATACAAATGTTACTCAAAGATGGTTTAAAGGCACTTTCTGAACAACGTTACTCAGAAGCCGTTGACTTATTAGAAGAATACTGTCAAACTCCCAATAATTTTAACCATCCCAATTATACCCAAGGACAAAAGGCGCTGATCAGAGCTTATTATGCCAATGGGCAAACCGAAAAAGCACTCGCTTTGTGTCAAGAAATAGCCCATGATTCTAAATCTCAAATTAGCCAATGGGCTAAGGAATATTTAAAACAGCAATCTGTTAATTTGCAGTCTAATTCTAATGTAGAAGAAGAGTCCCCAAAAGTGGCACAAAAAGCAGCCAGAGCGGCTCAAACTGGGGTTAAATTAGTTATGGGTGGCTTTGCGGGGAGTCTGGCTTTAGCTTCTAGTGTTACTATTTCATTACTGTTTGGGATGGTTTTAACCGCTAGTTTCGGGGTAATTTTCATCCTAGAAAGTAACGAACCACTGTTAGGATTAATGATATCGATCGGCTTAACCATAATCATAAGTTTAGCCTCTTTTTTCATCTCACCTTGGATTATGGACTTAATTCAAACGGGGTTATATCGGACTCGTTGGGTAACGTTGTCCGAAGTGCGTCGCTACAGTCCGGAAAGTGCGGAAGTCATTGAACGAGTCTGCCGAGAAAAAAGACTGAAACAGCCCCGTTTAGGAATTATTTTAGACGAAAATCCCACCGCTTTTACTTATGGCTCATTACCCAATAGCGCTCGTTTAGTCTTCAGTCAAGGATTATTTACTTATCTTGATGATGATGAAGCGGCAACAGTTTATGCTCACGAATTAGGCCATATCGTTCATTGGGACTTTGCGGTGATGACGGTGGCGGCTACTTTAGTCCAAATTACCTATTTAATTTATGTCTTTTTAAACCGTTTTAGTAGAGGAGGAAATGACGATAATAAAATTAAATCTGCGGCGGGACAAATAGCATTGGTGGCTTATATTTTTTATCTCATTGGAACTTATTTAATCCTCTATTTATCACGAACTCGTGAATATTATGCGGATCATTTTGCGGCAGAAACGACCGGAAATCCCAATGGATTATCAAGAGCATTAGTTAAAATTGCTTATGGACTGGTAGAAGAAGGAAAACGAACAGAAAAACCCAGTCAACTGATTCAAGGAACTCGTGCGTTAGGAATTGCCGATCCTAAAATGGCCTCTTCTACAGGAACAGCCTATCGTATTGCCTCCGATTCTAGTCAATTGGGAAAAGTATTTTTATGGGATATGTTTAACCCTTGGGGATGGTGGATGGAGTTAAATTCAACCCACCCTTTAACAGGTAAGCGAATTCGAGCGTTAACGACTTATGCTGAACATTTGGGACTCGATACAGAGTTTGATTTGGCCTCAGTGGTTAGAGAAGGAAAAGGATTAAATAAAACTAAACTTTATGGAACTTTTGCGTTAGATCTTGTCCTCTTTAATGCGCCTTGGTTAGGACTTATTTTAGGGTTAATGATTGGAGGAATTTTAGTTAATCCTACGGGAATGAAGGTC belongs to Gloeothece citriformis PCC 7424 and includes:
- a CDS encoding zinc metalloprotease HtpX; amino-acid sequence: MLLKDGLKALSEQRYSEAVDLLEEYCQTPNNFNHPNYTQGQKALIRAYYANGQTEKALALCQEIAHDSKSQISQWAKEYLKQQSVNLQSNSNVEEESPKVAQKAARAAQTGVKLVMGGFAGSLALASSVTISLLFGMVLTASFGVIFILESNEPLLGLMISIGLTIIISLASFFISPWIMDLIQTGLYRTRWVTLSEVRRYSPESAEVIERVCREKRLKQPRLGIILDENPTAFTYGSLPNSARLVFSQGLFTYLDDDEAATVYAHELGHIVHWDFAVMTVAATLVQITYLIYVFLNRFSRGGNDDNKIKSAAGQIALVAYIFYLIGTYLILYLSRTREYYADHFAAETTGNPNGLSRALVKIAYGLVEEGKRTEKPSQLIQGTRALGIADPKMASSTGTAYRIASDSSQLGKVFLWDMFNPWGWWMELNSTHPLTGKRIRALTTYAEHLGLDTEFDLASVVREGKGLNKTKLYGTFALDLVLFNAPWLGLILGLMIGGILVNPTGMKVLLISFPLWGFAIGMIAQTLIMYPNFGQAPKTDILSLMSDPYASPLRGRPVRLDCELIGRGDAGYRFGSELKLQDSTGMIFARYASRFGPLGNFLFGGTQVDKLIGSQVKTVAWFRRGIMPWVDLISLKNSNVTVNSYPRFWKFILGGLAFVIGVLILT
- a CDS encoding Lin0512 family protein, encoding MPIYFVIYLKENFLVVQKRLIIEMGMGVDQHGQDPTIAAARAVRNAIAHNALPGVWEVAGLDHPNQMIVQVQVAVPYPEQVRKDEVLAVLPFGKKSLTVEEGGMIVQGRAIEELNDKNDEMLIANAAVTVLIDTDA